A stretch of DNA from Gimesia chilikensis:
CACACTGGGAATCACAGTTCAAAAGGAATTATCGCTGGAACTGATTTTCGAGCAAAAAAATGACAGTGAGCAGACCAAACAGTGTCTGCAAGGACTGTTAGCGATGGGGCAAAATATTTTGAGCCAGATGAAGACTGCCATGAAACAGTCCGATCGGCCCTGGCAACCGGCAGAAGAAGCACAATTCAATCACTTTGAACAATTCCTGAAGTCCTCTCAGGTGAAGCAGACCGCTAACCGGGTGACTTTTTCAAGTTCGATCAGTGCAGACCTGGTCAGTGAGATGGTAGTGCGATCGAATCCTGAACTCCAAGAGGCCCGTGTAGCGGCACGCCGCTCGGTTGCGAAGAACAACATCAAACAGATCATGCTGGCACTGCACAATTACCACGAACGCCATCATCACTTTCCTCCCGCAGTCGTAATGGGCCCCGATGGCAAGACGCCTCACAGCTGGCGGGTGGAACTGCTGCCTTACCTCGATCAGCAGGCACTCTATGACAAGTATCGTCTGAACGAGCCGTGGGACAGCGAGCATAATCTTAAGATTGCTGAAAGTGTCGTTCCTGTTTTCAGTCATCCGAATTCCAGTAAACCCGCCAATACCGGGTACTTTGTAGTAGTCGGAGAGGGAACCGCTTTTGGAAATAAACAGGGCGTCTCTTTCAAAGAGATCACAGACGGCACTTCGAATACGATTGCGGTCGTCGAAGCAAAACGGGATATCCCGTGGACCAAACCTGAGGATATTCATTACGACGGTAAGAAGTTACCGAAGTTCGGCGGATTTTCCGAGAACCCACCCGTCAACGGGCAACCTGCGATCGGCGTTTATTATGTCGGTTCGTGCGATGGTCGAGCCCGAATGATTATGGACAACATGGATCAAGAGCTTCTCAAGGCCCTGCTGACTATTGCCGATGGGAAGCCAGATCATTCACAGTGATCCCCATCCAGTCGTGCTGGGACGAACTCCGTTCGTGTTTTGATTGCCTACCACGAAAAGCACGAAAGACACGAAAAGATGATGATGGGCCGGGGTTCTGGTTAATTGTTTGTTTTTCTGCTTTGTTGATTTTTCTTAAGGCTTGATTGAAACGATGGCCGCTCCCGCATGGTCTCTAGAGACGCTGATCCATACGCTGTTTACGGGAGAGAAACTCCCGGGGGAAACCAGTGATGCTCCCCCCTGGCCTTTAGCTTGGGATGATGAATACCGGCGGAGTACGGTTATCAGTCATATCGATCAAGATTATGGGGAGCTGCCACAAGCCATTGATGCCCTGCGACGATTTGCTGAATCGGGGGATGTGCCTGAGGCCCGCATGCGTTGTGTGGAATTGCTGGGGGTCAAAAGTCAGGTCAAACCTCTGATTGAACAGCTGCTGGAAGATGAGGAGCCTGAGCTTCGCCTGTATGCCATCGAGTATCTGCTGGTAAAT
This window harbors:
- a CDS encoding DUF1559 domain-containing protein produces the protein MQRLFHFIASRPWQLAVIQTAALLSCFFLFGSPLLAEENKTSKPEPFQLYLVPDDALGVFALRPAQLLAEPAFKPVLELTVMEQQKDPHYGLLGINPIDLKTVTMIHFLQKPEKTGQGLYSIVYLIEVTNQQAHTKIQKTIKETELVNSTYRGKTFLTTASNQGSSVMFLDEKALLFSDKASTLKKIIDQIQDRKDHAWKERLQPMLSNSVVGGINLQQLRETLAAPFTQSLTQQTPFWPMIAPVWQNTEIATLGITVQKELSLELIFEQKNDSEQTKQCLQGLLAMGQNILSQMKTAMKQSDRPWQPAEEAQFNHFEQFLKSSQVKQTANRVTFSSSISADLVSEMVVRSNPELQEARVAARRSVAKNNIKQIMLALHNYHERHHHFPPAVVMGPDGKTPHSWRVELLPYLDQQALYDKYRLNEPWDSEHNLKIAESVVPVFSHPNSSKPANTGYFVVVGEGTAFGNKQGVSFKEITDGTSNTIAVVEAKRDIPWTKPEDIHYDGKKLPKFGGFSENPPVNGQPAIGVYYVGSCDGRARMIMDNMDQELLKALLTIADGKPDHSQ
- a CDS encoding HEAT repeat domain-containing protein — its product is MAAPAWSLETLIHTLFTGEKLPGETSDAPPWPLAWDDEYRRSTVISHIDQDYGELPQAIDALRRFAESGDVPEARMRCVELLGVKSQVKPLIEQLLEDEEPELRLYAIEYLLVNEPERFAELDQRFRDDEDFQIQDVLAIFKRGEPIPLYCYAMPEK